Proteins from a single region of Rana temporaria chromosome 5, aRanTem1.1, whole genome shotgun sequence:
- the GATAD1 gene encoding GATA zinc finger domain-containing protein 1 produces the protein MPLGLKPTCSMCKTTSSSMWKKGSQGEILCNSCTGKGSGGGSTGASSSSTAHSGTSFASASTSQQNNGGSTKQSKQEIHRRSARLRNTKYKSAPAVEKKVSTKGKGRRHIFKLKNPIKAPEAVSTIVTSESLFHKGLYYQIGDVVSVIDEDDGMMYYAQIRGFIQDQYCEKSAALTWLIPTAASPKDHFDPATYIIGPDEDLPRKMDCLDFVCHAPSEYFKSRSSPFPTLPSRPERGFIWTHIGPTPAITIKDAVGNNL, from the exons ATGCCTCTTGGACTGAAGCCAACATGCAGTATGTGCAAAACCACCTCGTCTTCTATGTGGAAGAAAGGAAGCCAGGGGGAAATTCTCTGCAATAGCTGCACTGGGAAAGGCAGTGGAGGGGGCAGCACTGGTGCCAGCAGTTCCAGTACTGCTCACagcgggaccagctttgccagtgCCTCCACCTCCCAACAGAATAATGGGGGCAGCACTAAGCAG tCTAAGCAGGAAATTCACAGAAGATCTGCCCGTTTAAGGAATACAAAGTATAAGTCGGCTCCTGCTGTAGAAAAGAAGGTTTCCACCAAAGGCAAAGGAAGGCGGCATATTTTTAAGCTGAAAAAT cctattAAGGCTCCAGAAGCCGTGTCCACCATAGTTACTTCAGAATCCTTATTTCATAAG GGACTGTACTATCAGATCGGTGATGTGGTATCGGTCATTGACGAGGATGATGGAATGATGTACTATGCTCAGATCAGAGGCTTCATTCAGGATCAGTACTGTGAGAAGAGTGCGGCTCTGACCTGGCTCATCCCTACCGCCGCCAGTCCCAAAGATCACTTTGATCCAGCTACCTACATCATAG GACCAGATGAAGACCTTCCCCGCAAAATGGATTGTTTGGACTTTGTCTGCCACGCCCCCTCTGAGTACTTCAAATCTCGCTCTTCGCCGTTCCCGACTCTCCCCTCCCGCCCCGAGAGAGGCTTTATTTGGACTCACATTGGCCCTACACCCGCAATCACGATTAAGGACGCAGTCGGCAATAATTTATAA